The sequence CCCTTGATCTTCGATTTAAAAAGTGAAGCatacttccatgaataagtggtgtcactcagattttttttttatgaaatatatgtctcattcctttatctttgttgcagttaacgaaaatatcttggttgattttaaagaaaACGGGAAAATCTTTCCACAGAGAacttaaggtatatggaggactacaaaatataatgatccaaCTATATCGACtcagacaaatgttggtatacggatccttaaggaagcaaatcctccaaacacccaaaAGACAACGACTCACTAATTACAGCTTTTTCTCTTTTAAATCACCCATTATTCGGATCAGCATTTAAAACCAACAAAATAATCTCGTTATCTATACCCTGAGAtgactatctccaattttgccatttggcCTCGATAATTAGCAAGAGAATAAAGATCTTGGGGTAAatattgaattagcaatgtagcagagatattactgtatatgtttaaagttTTTAGTTCAACTGTCAATGCTAACTATCCTTGGTCACAATCACAGACAGTGAGACGGCAAAGCTCAACGAAAatggaatgcaaaaaaaaaaaaaaaaaaaaaaaaaaaaaagatatatatatatatatatatatatatatatatatatatatatatatatatatatatatatatatatatatatatatatatatatatatatatatatatatatatatatatgaataaagggcaagtggcttagggtctaaaGACTGACACGggacatccccttgaatctgaatgacttggaaaatattttacagtaaagtattcttacgtattacgaaatgttgcaaTCTGTGAATATCTAAAAGCTGAAAAAAAGTTTTTAGCGCTCAATCTAGCTtttgaaaaataacgatgagcTTTTAGAAGTATAATACAGtcattttattggaaacattgcataatgatGCTAAACTAAAGTTTGATATGCTTacatgtctaaaaaggagtttatggatTGGTAGAATACTTCATTAACTACAGTAAGctcacataattctctctctctctctctctctctctctctctctctctctctctctctctctctctctctctcaaattcattaATTAACCAGGTAAGAAAACGCAGCTTTTCATGTTATTGGTGTAATAGATTTTATGTCCCCTCCAGTGCCATATGAATTTGCAACAGAAGGCCGATGTTCCATCATTGTCGTCAAAACATCACCAGTTGTTCATTTTTCTTGATCCCGTTAGAGCTTCATTACTTAATGAGTTAGGGACCAACTATAAACAATTGGCAGAGATTGATTCACTTGGGGAGAAGGGAAGTTATTTGGATATCAGTTAAGGAAAGTAAATCCTAATCTGGGAATTATATCAGGTTATATccttgagggagtagtcatatatatacatatatatatatatatatatatatatatatatatatatatatatatatatatatatatatatatatatatatatgtcctaattcttgtatgtagatatgtgttgtacgtcaaggtaaatgaactctataatcatgagaattccacaaaaacctataactcagcatgttgttgtagcaagattacaTTTTGGTAGCGAGGGGTGTTTaattgcctttgtgcgctcaagtagacaagtgTTAGCTGTGTATGatgtacttacaaaccttttgtaataaagtgaagaaaacccatgttccgatgtctcattatccgtcaacatgtgACATATTGGTGTCTGTTTGcatatgctgtgagcgaagttgttctttgagctggtacAATAAAAGTTCAAGAAGCCTAGATATGCGAGAACTAacgtagcagacactgctgctgcaggagatgaaaacggaggagcagtgtatagcgttgccgataaagaatatagacaggaaattagaatgcaagaattggaaaagaaattagaaaatttaaaatagttattgaacagaatcttggttgaacgagaagaggagcggcgcgcaaccacagcatatccgacgtacataaacgaagttcaaacgcacacaagtgaaagtacacatgcacagcaaaGTGAAGATTCGCAAATCATAGttagaaagttgccagaactccaggcaagagttaggccttttgatgatcaaaggcctaacgaagggtttcaatcaattgcaatgtttttgagagactttgaagtagccacatatgggtggtcgttaagagaaacagctattcaagtaatcagattgctgaaagatgctcctgcaatggaagtaacgtgttggccacaagacagtttaagaagttattctgaaataaaatgacgtttaattgagaaatatgccttgcctgatgtaagaaagggggacataaaagagcaagataactaacccaagacagtagaagaccatgatacagaggctatggacctacccaagactagaaaacaatggtttgattttggagtgtccttctagaagagttgcttaccatagctaaagagtcgcttctacccttactaagaggaaagtggccgctgaacaattacagggcatagccccttggatgaagaagaattgtttggtaatctcagtcttgtcaggtgtatgggacAGGTGAATGTGTAAtggataggtcagactattcattaTATGTGTAGGCAAGGTGAAAATTAATAGTatctctctagcggcagtatctcaacggtggctggtgccctgaaaaCCGTCTAGTGATATGCAGAAACTATGGCATATTATCATCTGAATTTAGTATCATGCAGAACAGTCTATATATTCCTTCGTCAGTGTAGAGGCATCCTTTGGATTCATTTCTCCAGAAGAGTAGAGATATTGATAGGGATTGTTCTACTCAAGCgtataattctttcatataaaacAATTTTGACATAATTTCAAAGaaacttgcataaaaaaaaactaaagcgcAACGTTCGTTGAATCCAGCTGCATAGACTAGGCCTATATGCTAACTTCTGACAAAGTTTCACTGGAAGAAAAAGTAACGACACTGCTCAATGACATTTGTCCCTGTACTTATAATCATTCAACAGTTTCTATTGAACTATACAACTTTACGCAAGTATTAGTATAACTCAATTCATACTAAACCTACACTTAGATAATGGGGAAACAATGGAGTAATATGTTTAGTGTAGTCATTATTCAGATAGCATAGGTTATACTATTTTTATGAAAGCGATTGAAGTATTCTGTAAGCATTCAGACTATTCAAGACTTACGCTTCTAACCTTTACAGGGACTGGCCCTGggcatgaaatttattattattattattattattattattattattatttttattattattattacttactaagctacaaccctagttggaaaaacaaaatgatataagcccaatggctccaacagggaaaatagcccagcgaagaaaggaaataaggaaatagacaaaaGCAGACGAAATATCACTGGTGCGTTTTTGCCTATACTAATGTGAAAATTTTATCCGTATTATTTTTAAATAGCAGTCTATAAACATTTTAATTCATTATAgatgcaggacaggattaaaaataaaactataagagagattactcgagggccatatgtggatgatagcATGGTAAGGGGTAGGcctacatggagatggtttggtcaagctCTTCGCCCTCACCAAGAATGGTTAGATCACCAAACTTTTCATTGGTCTCCAGAAGGCAATAGAAGAGATGGAAAACCCAGGCCTGCAaggatgaggactatgaatcgtgaagtagatgttgaatggaaaagtattgattaaaaagctcaagatagagacgactggcgaaatctaacaaaatTTCTAATAGAGCCcttggcgtaagaggagatgacgaTAGATGCAGTTACTGATCACAACTTTAATAAATGCTACCCGTCAAATTTGTTTTCTGTTCACCCGGATCACGAAACCTCGCCCGAAAGTGCACTCATGTTTGGGAAAGAAAATCGAGGCCCGGTTGGGTACAGCCTTCCTTGAGGAGTGCGGGTGCTAGCTCCACGCCCCTTTTCTTGACTCTAACAGATACTGGCTTCCCTTTACAAGTGGGTATGCcgttaagcagtatatatatatatatatatatatatatatatatatatatatatatatatatatatatatatatatatatatatatatatatatatatatataagcccaaggattccaacaaggaaaaatatccctatgaagaaaggaaataaataaacaagtttagtaatgaacatttgaaaacatattttaagactAATAACAGAAATATTAATATTCCATAATAGACTATaagaagaaacttatgtcagcctgttcaacataaaaacattcgcggcaagttcgaacttttgaagcaccaccgattcaactacctgattaggaaaatcagtCTTATGCAATAAGTTTCTAAAAGAAGTTTCCGTGCTTTTGAATCTATGGTGAACGGTAAAAAACAATAGAAAGTgtctggactgcggtgaggcgaaAAATTCTTATTCGATCGTAAGTTGCATCGTTTGACCCATTTAgtctttatttttccctgttggagcccctgggcttatagcatcttgcatttccaactagggttgtagcttggatagtaataataataataataataatattagtatagtCTGACTGGGGGAGCTCCAACTGTTTACACAGTATAAACAAGAGCAACAAGAGATTTTTGACCTCCGCTTAAGGTTAATTAAGTCTTCCTCAAGCTAAAATCTACCTGTGGTGgacatttcgtcaaaatctgtcaaaatgaaaatccggatcatctccaaaatttaatggagtcgtccatgaccgaagatctatctgtggtgaaaatttcgtcaaaatccatccagtagttttgacgtaatcctgtccacagacaaataaataaatgaataaacctgGGGGAGCTCCAACTGTTTACACAGTAtaaataagagcaatcagagatttctgacctccgcttaAGGTTAATGAAGTCTTCCTTACCCTAAAATCTACCTGTGGTgaacatttcgtcaaaatccgtcaaaatgaaaatccggatcatctccaaaatttaatggagtcgtccaagacctaagatctatctgtggtgaaaatttcgtcaaaatccatccagTAGGTTTGACGTAatactgtccacagacaaataaataaataaataaacctactcgattttataacctccttggcggaggtaatacaagtttcctgaactgGTTTGTTAAACCCTGAGGCCTGGAGTAGGTCACCTACACCAAGCCATCTTCACTCGATCTTGCTGAAGTTTCACTTGGCTTATGTGGGTAGCCGTCATTTTCTTCAACGACCCAATTGCCAACTCCAGCACACCCCAATCCAAAACCAGTTCGGTGCGGTACATACAAGAAAATGCTCGAGAACGTCTCCCTTTTTGTATAATTCTAACGTTGCCGGAGGACGGTAATATGAATGAAGGTATacgaaggaagaagaagaatatatatatatatatatatatatatatatatatatatatatatatatatatatatatatatctatatctatatctatatctatatatatatatctatatatatatatatctatatatctatatatatgtatatatatatatatatatatatatatatatatatatgtatatatatatatctatatatatacatatatatatatatctatatataaatatatatatctatatctatatataaatatgtatatatatatatatatatatatacacacacacatatatatatatatatatatatataaatatatatatatatgaaaacatctcTCTCCTCTGACAAAGGCATGTTAATGGAGTGATCCTGAAAATATACTTCAATAAAAAAATCTATTCACATATATTCCCTCTTATTTTTAGATATTGGAGATACTTCTGATATGATGGAAAACGCGTTATTCAAATTGAACCAAAAAGGAGAACTAAAAGCGAAATCATAAGAATATACTCTTAAAATGTCTGTATAAAAGTGAATCTATATTTAGACATTTCCAGACATATTCATATGACATATATCGTTGAGCCAAGTTCATCCTGGCTCAATAACGCACCCTGACTCGATAGTTTCCagtcccattaaaggaccttggtttcCAGGACACTACTCTACTGCCCTTTGCAACACTTGATCATGGAGATTTatcggtgccgttatagtatgtggcctacctttcgagtgtggcctacggaattttgtctctgatatagtatgtggcctacatactgttattacgaatattgatcatgtaagtacacatggatttcagtatttaactatgtagttaatgttaatgttgtgtaaggggggggggtccgtgtaaggacacggcttttagcataggttaggtgggttttttaagttagcttttcccgttgtactcgtaggtaaggacacggcttttagcataaggggggggggggggtccggggggggcgcagcccccccgggtaaggacacgacttttagcataggttaggtgggttttttaagttagcttctcccgtcatactcgtaggcaaggaaactgttcttttaaaattgtattgttagatattaaacaattgtgaaaaataattgatttcattacatatatatacaatctcttcctaaggtaggacacattcaaaccggcttaggtaggacacattcaaaccgggtaggccacatactataacagatccaaaaaggtaggccacatactataacggcatcGATTTATCTTATAATAACAACTGGAGTTAGTTTTCTCCTGATCTTTCCTTCCATTGTTACGTTGATAAGCTACGCGGTGGATATTAAACAGTAAAACAtctgttaaaatttttttcttttttattaaacgtCAAATACACTTCATGGTATCTTGAATAACAGAACATACATCCAAGATATTAAACAGTaaaacatctataaaaaaaaacaaacagtATTTATTAAACGTCAAATACACTTCATGGTATCTTGAATAACAGAACATACATCCAAGTTTATACGTTGATTACAAAGCCCATTTAGTCTATGCTCAGCCGTAAATGCTCAGGGGTTTGCAGACGTGCTGTTCCAGACAACGGTCATAACAGCATTTGTCGCTGCCAAAGCACCTGTAGTCATTGGAGCATGGCTCTGGCCCCCCAAATCGGACTGGGGGGCACTGGGGCCTCACATCAGGGCAAAATCCAGGCTTGACACCAACGGGTCCTTCCGGTTCGTTAGCTCCTTCACAGCAGTAGGTTTGTCTTTCGGGAGTGAGACACCAGCGCCTGCAGGTTGCCGGGGGAGCCGTCACGCCAAAGCCGTTGGGCTTGGCGGCGGCCTCTTCCAGGCCCCAGAGTAAGATGATGGAGAGGGAACATAAGACGAATCCGCACAGAACCTGGAAACAGAGAATATTAGGGCTTTCTCTTTCGAGATATAACGCTACGTATCCATAGCAGTGGCAGCTGAGTGAACTACATTATTTAGGCAATTGGCAAACCAGACAAGGTTATTCCATAGATAACATGTTATTGTTGTTAATGCTATTTTAATAACGATTGCAACAAAAATACTTAAACTACCTGGAACTTTTGAGAACGATGTTATTCAAATGAATGCATATACACACctgattttaatctattaatagtAATTTACTGCTATTGAAAAAGTTATTGTTGTTAATGCTATTTTAATAACGattgaaacaaaaataattaaactacCTGGAACTTTTAAGAACGATGTTATTCAAATGAATGCATATTCAAACctaattttaatctattaatagtAATTTACTGC is a genomic window of Palaemon carinicauda isolate YSFRI2023 chromosome 39, ASM3689809v2, whole genome shotgun sequence containing:
- the LOC137630853 gene encoding antileukoproteinase-like, coding for MKVLCGFVLCSLSIILLWGLEEAAAKPNGFGVTAPPATCRRWCLTPERQTYCCEGANEPEGPVGVKPGFCPDVRPQCPPVRFGGPEPCSNDYRCFGSDKCCYDRCLEQHVCKPLSIYG